The proteins below come from a single Drosophila teissieri strain GT53w chromosome 3L, Prin_Dtei_1.1, whole genome shotgun sequence genomic window:
- the LOC122618215 gene encoding LOW QUALITY PROTEIN: uncharacterized protein LOC122618215 (The sequence of the model RefSeq protein was modified relative to this genomic sequence to represent the inferred CDS: deleted 2 bases in 1 codon) codes for MEKCRRRDLDSDPESQSDDGTIGVGGTGSGSGSGRVLGIGHSHVCRFMQHFSNYIRVGRHYNGNYTQEPQNMPVGGWPRSLWQWGRGSVCATPTGILAFWHSGLLSFGHFGIPTALSSSRGAAT; via the exons atggaaaagTGTCGTCGCCGCGACCTGGACTCTGATCCGGAGTCGCAGTCGGATGATGGGACA ATTGGAGTTGGGGGCacaggcagtggcagtggcagtggcagagtCCTGGGCATTGGCCATTCGCACGTCTGTCGGTTTATGCAACATTTTAGCAATTATATTCGCGTCGGGCGACATTACAACGGCAATTACACGCAGGAGCCGCAGAACATGCCCGTGGGCGGATGGCCACGGAGTTTGTGGCAGTGGGGGCGGGGCAGTGTGTGTGCCACACCGACTGGCATTCTGGCCTTCTGGCATTCCGGCTTACTGTCATTTGGGCATTTTGGCATTCCGACGGCCCTGTCATCGTCACGTGGAGCGGCAACGTGA